From Oncorhynchus mykiss isolate Arlee chromosome 6, USDA_OmykA_1.1, whole genome shotgun sequence, the proteins below share one genomic window:
- the si:ch73-314g15.3 gene encoding uncharacterized protein HI_0077 isoform X3: MFYVQTCPWGTRVYSWLHRHLLALRLYSEDGEHIVLVHTEDDRFWAMDSSCPHEGGPLDLGDIEDLGDGKRVLVCPWHHFDFCLETGASSMGLQNQVYEVRVVQDMIYINTQNELCLSPIPETDTSNGKLSVDAVEPSPSEDTLCFWATKILCTPDPKEKVAMTLEVQERWNSGEITEVGQATPPVQPSRKENLTVLQPGKIKRGKGGTQASRIALLHSLANIEQWAIDLSWDVIARFSSVRLDTGEPLPRQFFSDFVKVAGDEAKHYHLLETRITELDSFFGALPVHNGLWQSATDTSHNLLARLAIVHMVHEARGLDVHPQTLSRFAAQGDCSSVEVLEVIYRDEITHVAAGLRWFTYICSQEERDCLSTFHDLVKQHFKGYLKPPFNTEGRKTAGMTEEWYVPLVKPPS; encoded by the exons atgttttatGTACAAACCTGTCCATGGGGGACACGAGTGTATAGCTGGCTGCATCGTCATCTGCTGGCCTTGAG GCTGTACTCTGAGGATGGTGAACACATTGTCCTGGTTCACACAGAAGATGACAGATTCTGGGCTATGGATTCATCCTGTCCCCATGAAG GAGGCCCTCTTGACCTCGGTGACATTGAGGACCTGGGAGATGGGAAGAGGGTTCTGGTCTGTCCCTGGCATCACTTTGACTTCTGCCTGGAGACAGGTGCCTCTTCCATGGGactacag AACCAGGTGTATGAGGTCAGAGTTGTCCAAGACATGATTTATATCAACACACAGAATGAGCTGTGTCTAAGTCCCATCCCAGAGACAGACACATCTAATG GCAAGTTGTCAGTAGATGCTGTCGAGCCATCACCCTCTGAGGACACACTGTGCTTCTGGGCTACAAAGATCCTCTGCACACCAGACCCCAAAGAGAAG GTAGCCATGACACTGGAGGTCCAGGAGAGGTGGAACAGTGGGGAGATAACAGAGGTGGGTCAGGCTACACCACCTGTCCAGCCAAGCAGGAAGGAGAACCTGACCGTACTGCAGCCGGGCAAAATCAAGCGTGGCAAAGGTGGCACACAG GCTAGCAGGATAGCCCTCCTCCACTCCCTGGCTAACATAGAGCAGTGGGCTATAGACCTGTCCTGGGACGTCATCGCTCGCTTCTCATCGGTCAGACTGGACACTGGAGAGCCCCTGCCCCGCCAGTTCTTCAGCGACTTTGTCAAAGTGGCCGGAGACGAGGCCAAG CATTATCACTTACTAGAGACGAGGATCACAGAACTCGACAGCTTCTTTGGTGCGTTACCTGTTCATAATG GACTGTGGCAGTCAGCAACGGATACGTCCCACAACCTTCTGGCGAGGCTAGCCATTGTGCATATGGTACATGAAGCCAG GGGCCTAGATGTGCACCCCCAGACCCTCTCCCGCTTCGCTGCCCAGGGGGACTGCAGCTCTGTGGAGGTGCTGGAGGTTATCTACCGGGATGAGATCACTCACGTGGCCGCCGGGCTCCGCTGGTTCACCTACATCTGTTCACAGGAAGAACGG GATTGCTTATCTACTTTCCATGACTTGGTGAAGCAGCACTTCAAAGGTTACCTGAAGCCTCCTTTTAACACAGAGGGTAGGAAGACAGCAGGGATGACAGAGGAG TGGTACGTGCCTCTTGTAAAGCCTCCCAGTTAA
- the si:ch73-314g15.3 gene encoding uncharacterized protein si:ch73-314g15.3 isoform X2: MDPFEENLVAALREIVKDGNWHCVGKKCDFDSPCTKLYSEDGEHIVLVHTEDDRFWAMDSSCPHEGGPLDLGDIEDLGDGKRVLVCPWHHFDFCLETGASSMGLQNQVYEVRVVQDMIYINTQNELCLSPIPETDTSNGKLSVDAVEPSPSEDTLCFWATKILCTPDPKEKVAMTLEVQERWNSGEITEVGQATPPVQPSRKENLTVLQPGKIKRGKGGTQASRIALLHSLANIEQWAIDLSWDVIARFSSVRLDTGEPLPRQFFSDFVKVAGDEAKHYHLLETRITELDSFFGLWQSATDTSHNLLARLAIVHMVHEARGLDVHPQTLSRFAAQGDCSSVEVLEVIYRDEITHVAAGLRWFTYICSQEERDCLSTFHDLVKQHFKGYLKPPFNTEGRKTAGMTEEWYVPLVKPPS, encoded by the exons ATGGATCCCTTCGAGGAAAATTTAGTCGCTGCATTAAGAGAAATTGTCAAAGACGGAAACTGGCATTGTGTAGGAAAGAAGTGTGATTTTGACTCACCATGCACAAA GCTGTACTCTGAGGATGGTGAACACATTGTCCTGGTTCACACAGAAGATGACAGATTCTGGGCTATGGATTCATCCTGTCCCCATGAAG GAGGCCCTCTTGACCTCGGTGACATTGAGGACCTGGGAGATGGGAAGAGGGTTCTGGTCTGTCCCTGGCATCACTTTGACTTCTGCCTGGAGACAGGTGCCTCTTCCATGGGactacag AACCAGGTGTATGAGGTCAGAGTTGTCCAAGACATGATTTATATCAACACACAGAATGAGCTGTGTCTAAGTCCCATCCCAGAGACAGACACATCTAATG GCAAGTTGTCAGTAGATGCTGTCGAGCCATCACCCTCTGAGGACACACTGTGCTTCTGGGCTACAAAGATCCTCTGCACACCAGACCCCAAAGAGAAG GTAGCCATGACACTGGAGGTCCAGGAGAGGTGGAACAGTGGGGAGATAACAGAGGTGGGTCAGGCTACACCACCTGTCCAGCCAAGCAGGAAGGAGAACCTGACCGTACTGCAGCCGGGCAAAATCAAGCGTGGCAAAGGTGGCACACAG GCTAGCAGGATAGCCCTCCTCCACTCCCTGGCTAACATAGAGCAGTGGGCTATAGACCTGTCCTGGGACGTCATCGCTCGCTTCTCATCGGTCAGACTGGACACTGGAGAGCCCCTGCCCCGCCAGTTCTTCAGCGACTTTGTCAAAGTGGCCGGAGACGAGGCCAAG CATTATCACTTACTAGAGACGAGGATCACAGAACTCGACAGCTTCTTTG GACTGTGGCAGTCAGCAACGGATACGTCCCACAACCTTCTGGCGAGGCTAGCCATTGTGCATATGGTACATGAAGCCAG GGGCCTAGATGTGCACCCCCAGACCCTCTCCCGCTTCGCTGCCCAGGGGGACTGCAGCTCTGTGGAGGTGCTGGAGGTTATCTACCGGGATGAGATCACTCACGTGGCCGCCGGGCTCCGCTGGTTCACCTACATCTGTTCACAGGAAGAACGG GATTGCTTATCTACTTTCCATGACTTGGTGAAGCAGCACTTCAAAGGTTACCTGAAGCCTCCTTTTAACACAGAGGGTAGGAAGACAGCAGGGATGACAGAGGAG TGGTACGTGCCTCTTGTAAAGCCTCCCAGTTAA
- the si:ch73-314g15.3 gene encoding uncharacterized protein si:ch73-314g15.3 isoform X1: MDPFEENLVAALREIVKDGNWHCVGKKCDFDSPCTKLYSEDGEHIVLVHTEDDRFWAMDSSCPHEGGPLDLGDIEDLGDGKRVLVCPWHHFDFCLETGASSMGLQNQVYEVRVVQDMIYINTQNELCLSPIPETDTSNGKLSVDAVEPSPSEDTLCFWATKILCTPDPKEKVAMTLEVQERWNSGEITEVGQATPPVQPSRKENLTVLQPGKIKRGKGGTQASRIALLHSLANIEQWAIDLSWDVIARFSSVRLDTGEPLPRQFFSDFVKVAGDEAKHYHLLETRITELDSFFGALPVHNGLWQSATDTSHNLLARLAIVHMVHEARGLDVHPQTLSRFAAQGDCSSVEVLEVIYRDEITHVAAGLRWFTYICSQEERDCLSTFHDLVKQHFKGYLKPPFNTEGRKTAGMTEEWYVPLVKPPS; this comes from the exons ATGGATCCCTTCGAGGAAAATTTAGTCGCTGCATTAAGAGAAATTGTCAAAGACGGAAACTGGCATTGTGTAGGAAAGAAGTGTGATTTTGACTCACCATGCACAAA GCTGTACTCTGAGGATGGTGAACACATTGTCCTGGTTCACACAGAAGATGACAGATTCTGGGCTATGGATTCATCCTGTCCCCATGAAG GAGGCCCTCTTGACCTCGGTGACATTGAGGACCTGGGAGATGGGAAGAGGGTTCTGGTCTGTCCCTGGCATCACTTTGACTTCTGCCTGGAGACAGGTGCCTCTTCCATGGGactacag AACCAGGTGTATGAGGTCAGAGTTGTCCAAGACATGATTTATATCAACACACAGAATGAGCTGTGTCTAAGTCCCATCCCAGAGACAGACACATCTAATG GCAAGTTGTCAGTAGATGCTGTCGAGCCATCACCCTCTGAGGACACACTGTGCTTCTGGGCTACAAAGATCCTCTGCACACCAGACCCCAAAGAGAAG GTAGCCATGACACTGGAGGTCCAGGAGAGGTGGAACAGTGGGGAGATAACAGAGGTGGGTCAGGCTACACCACCTGTCCAGCCAAGCAGGAAGGAGAACCTGACCGTACTGCAGCCGGGCAAAATCAAGCGTGGCAAAGGTGGCACACAG GCTAGCAGGATAGCCCTCCTCCACTCCCTGGCTAACATAGAGCAGTGGGCTATAGACCTGTCCTGGGACGTCATCGCTCGCTTCTCATCGGTCAGACTGGACACTGGAGAGCCCCTGCCCCGCCAGTTCTTCAGCGACTTTGTCAAAGTGGCCGGAGACGAGGCCAAG CATTATCACTTACTAGAGACGAGGATCACAGAACTCGACAGCTTCTTTGGTGCGTTACCTGTTCATAATG GACTGTGGCAGTCAGCAACGGATACGTCCCACAACCTTCTGGCGAGGCTAGCCATTGTGCATATGGTACATGAAGCCAG GGGCCTAGATGTGCACCCCCAGACCCTCTCCCGCTTCGCTGCCCAGGGGGACTGCAGCTCTGTGGAGGTGCTGGAGGTTATCTACCGGGATGAGATCACTCACGTGGCCGCCGGGCTCCGCTGGTTCACCTACATCTGTTCACAGGAAGAACGG GATTGCTTATCTACTTTCCATGACTTGGTGAAGCAGCACTTCAAAGGTTACCTGAAGCCTCCTTTTAACACAGAGGGTAGGAAGACAGCAGGGATGACAGAGGAG TGGTACGTGCCTCTTGTAAAGCCTCCCAGTTAA
- the LOC118964941 gene encoding methionyl-tRNA formyltransferase, mitochondrial-like isoform X1, with protein MWNNVKAKVMGLKILHGFCNYCTQRHASVGVWVKRTPEKHRRCGQVPGKTRLFATRNYLSTEPPWRVLFFGTDDFAVESLKLLSASSRDSNDRIVESLEVVTLSNDVPVKKFADQNKLPVHVWPLGDLQGRFDVGVVVSFGCLLREGLINQFPCGILNVHPSLLPRWRGPAPVFHTILHGDTITGVSVMQIRPKRFDVGPILHQEIYQVPDNFTADQLGATLATKGAQLLIDTLRTLPERITNRREQAQDGATLAPKISTSMSWIVWEEQTCVQIDCLFRAIASRIPLRTIWMGKTIKLLDFAGKCNISLSGRGRIPVPGSMSYQKESNTLAVCCKDGWVGFKAVMLKKRLSAADFYNGYLHQSFQNRSGPPKQECLFHSNRTKLHSAGEENSLTQLHAVH; from the exons ATGTGGAACAATGTCAAGGCAAAAGTAATGGGTCTGAAAATACTCCATGGCTTTTGCAATTATTGCACCCAGAGGCATGCATCTGTTGGCGTGTGGGTCAAAAGAACGCCGGAGAAACATAGGCGTTGTGGACAAGTCCCTGGCAAGACTCGCCTATTTGCCACTAGGAACTACTTATCAACAGAACCACCTTGGAGGGTCCTTTTCTTTGGGACAGATGATTTTGCTGTAGAATCCCTCAAGCTGCTCTCTGCGTCAA GCAGGGACTCCAATGACCGAATTGTGGAATCACTTGAGGTTGTCACACTATCCAATGACGTCCCTGTGAAGAAGTTTGCTGATCAAAACAAACTGCCCGTTCATGTCTGGCCTCTCGGGGATCTTCAAGGGCGGTTCGATGTCGGGGTGGTGGTGTCGTTTGGCTGCTTGCTTCGGGAAGGACTTATCAACCAGTTTCCATG TGGGATCCTGAATGTCCACCCCAGCCTTCTCCCCAGATGGCGCGGCCCCGCCCCAGTGTTCCACACCATCCTACACGGAGACACTATCACCGGGGTCAGCGTCATGCAGATACGACCAAAGAG GTTTGATGTGGGTCCCATTCTTCATCAGGAGATCTACCAGGTCCCAGACAACTTCACAGCTGACCAGCTAGGAGCTACTCTGGCCACCAAGGGAGCCCAGCTG TTGATTGACACATTAAGGACCCTTCCAGAGAGAATCACAAACCGAAGGGAGCAAGCTCAAGACGGTGCCACTTTAG CCCCTAAAATCAGCACATCGATGAGCTGGATCGTATGGGAGGAGCAGACCTGTGTCCAGATCGACTGCCTGTTTCGTGCCATCGCATCCCGG ATCCCATTGAGAACAATTTGGATGGGCAAGACCATAAAGCTGCTGGACTTTGCTGGCAAGTGCAACATTTCACTATCAG GTCGAGGGAGGATACCTGTGCCAGGATCTATGAGTTATCAGAAAGAATCCAACACCTTGGCTGTCTGTTGTAAG GACGGCTGGGTGGGATTCAAGGCGGTGATGCTGAAGAAGAGACTGTCGGCAGCGGACTTCTACAACGGATATCTCCATCAGAGCTTCCAGAACAGATCTGGCCCTCCCAAGCAGGAGTGCCTGTTCCACAGTAACAGAACTAAATTACATTCAGCTGGAGAGGAGAACTCATTGACACAGCTACACGCTGTGCattaa
- the LOC118964941 gene encoding methionyl-tRNA formyltransferase, mitochondrial-like isoform X2 encodes MWNNVKAKVMGLKILHGFCNYCTQRHASVGVWVKRTPEKHRRCGQVPGKTRLFATRNYLSTEPPWRVLFFGTDDFAVESLKLLSASRDSNDRIVESLEVVTLSNDVPVKKFADQNKLPVHVWPLGDLQGRFDVGVVVSFGCLLREGLINQFPCGILNVHPSLLPRWRGPAPVFHTILHGDTITGVSVMQIRPKRFDVGPILHQEIYQVPDNFTADQLGATLATKGAQLLIDTLRTLPERITNRREQAQDGATLAPKISTSMSWIVWEEQTCVQIDCLFRAIASRIPLRTIWMGKTIKLLDFAGKCNISLSGRGRIPVPGSMSYQKESNTLAVCCKDGWVGFKAVMLKKRLSAADFYNGYLHQSFQNRSGPPKQECLFHSNRTKLHSAGEENSLTQLHAVH; translated from the exons ATGTGGAACAATGTCAAGGCAAAAGTAATGGGTCTGAAAATACTCCATGGCTTTTGCAATTATTGCACCCAGAGGCATGCATCTGTTGGCGTGTGGGTCAAAAGAACGCCGGAGAAACATAGGCGTTGTGGACAAGTCCCTGGCAAGACTCGCCTATTTGCCACTAGGAACTACTTATCAACAGAACCACCTTGGAGGGTCCTTTTCTTTGGGACAGATGATTTTGCTGTAGAATCCCTCAAGCTGCTCTCTGCGTCAAG GGACTCCAATGACCGAATTGTGGAATCACTTGAGGTTGTCACACTATCCAATGACGTCCCTGTGAAGAAGTTTGCTGATCAAAACAAACTGCCCGTTCATGTCTGGCCTCTCGGGGATCTTCAAGGGCGGTTCGATGTCGGGGTGGTGGTGTCGTTTGGCTGCTTGCTTCGGGAAGGACTTATCAACCAGTTTCCATG TGGGATCCTGAATGTCCACCCCAGCCTTCTCCCCAGATGGCGCGGCCCCGCCCCAGTGTTCCACACCATCCTACACGGAGACACTATCACCGGGGTCAGCGTCATGCAGATACGACCAAAGAG GTTTGATGTGGGTCCCATTCTTCATCAGGAGATCTACCAGGTCCCAGACAACTTCACAGCTGACCAGCTAGGAGCTACTCTGGCCACCAAGGGAGCCCAGCTG TTGATTGACACATTAAGGACCCTTCCAGAGAGAATCACAAACCGAAGGGAGCAAGCTCAAGACGGTGCCACTTTAG CCCCTAAAATCAGCACATCGATGAGCTGGATCGTATGGGAGGAGCAGACCTGTGTCCAGATCGACTGCCTGTTTCGTGCCATCGCATCCCGG ATCCCATTGAGAACAATTTGGATGGGCAAGACCATAAAGCTGCTGGACTTTGCTGGCAAGTGCAACATTTCACTATCAG GTCGAGGGAGGATACCTGTGCCAGGATCTATGAGTTATCAGAAAGAATCCAACACCTTGGCTGTCTGTTGTAAG GACGGCTGGGTGGGATTCAAGGCGGTGATGCTGAAGAAGAGACTGTCGGCAGCGGACTTCTACAACGGATATCTCCATCAGAGCTTCCAGAACAGATCTGGCCCTCCCAAGCAGGAGTGCCTGTTCCACAGTAACAGAACTAAATTACATTCAGCTGGAGAGGAGAACTCATTGACACAGCTACACGCTGTGCattaa
- the LOC110526684 gene encoding uncharacterized protein LOC110526684 isoform X1: MFRVWIKLCLLLPVHVHYTALPGVSSFMIHNTLHSLCLEDFPKTGLVQLNKCNLDSVLQQWIWRDQSLLESVGTSRCLSAHHSDPVQTVPCEGVEDGGHRGDGGLRWGCELNRLISQNSSLELSTDGKRLTLSHRSKQTKWRSLDEGDICQERLRSKRASSDPDEFEVKPAEEQKAGPPGMTDEQKEFLRWFYRTEDPTPWKFAMLALSFAALLLGCLLLGMGSMANKNRNKIAKYKAAALAMKPEAEELQVIVTEVGGQRTNSVNSAYVQVSMSPSEIPVSQAKPLQDNGEVEGLKPGDIVVTWNDGNVSSLYPEPEGEVEVLAEVEKEEVLKKEEVVEVEKEEAEEGVVVEG, encoded by the exons ATGTTTCGTGTGTGGATCAAACTTTGTCTCCTCTTGCCAG TGCATGTCCACTATACTGCACTTCCAGGGGTAAGTAGCTTCATGATCCACAACACCCTCCACAGCCTGTGCTTGGAGGACTTCCCCAAGACGGGCCTGGTTCAGCTGAATAAATGCAACCTGGACTCAGTTCTCCAGCAGTGGATCTGGAGGGACCAGAGTCTCCTGGAGAGTGTGGGGACCTCCAGGTGCCTGTCGGCCCACCACTCTGACCCTGTCCAGACTGTACCCTGTGAGGGGGTAGAGGATGGGGGACACAGGGGTGATGGGGGGCTGCGGTGGGGGTGTGAGTTGAACAGGCTGATCAGTCAGAACAGTTCTCTGGAGCTCTCCACAGACGGGAAACGACTGACGCTGTCCCACAGGAGCAAGCAGACCAAGTGGAGGTCTCTGGATGAAGGGGATATATGCCAGGAGAGGCTCA GATCCAAAAGGGCATCGAGCGATCCCGATGAGTTTGAGGTGAAACCTGCGGAAGAGCAGAAAGCGGGGCCTCCTGGTATGACCGATGAACAGAAAGAATTCCTCAGATGGTTCTATCGCACCGAGGACC CAACTCCCTGGAAGTTTGCGATGCTGGCTCTGTCCTTCGCTGCCCTTCTGCTGGGCTGTCTGCTTCTGGGAATGGGCTCCATGGCGAACAA AAACCGGAATAAGATAGCCAAGTACAAGGCGGCGGCTCTGGCCATGAAGCCGGAGGCAGAAGAACTACAGGTCATCGTCACGGAAGTTGGAGGTCAAAGAACTAACTCCGTCAACAGTGCCTATGTCCAGGTCAGTATGAGCCCATCTGAGATCCCAGTGAGCCAGGCCAAGCCCCTCCAGGACAACGGGGAGGTAGAGGGGCTCAAACCGGGGGACATTGTGGTGACCTGGAATGACGGGAACGTGTCCAGCCTGTACCCCGAGCCTGAGGGGGAAGTGGAGGTGTTGgcggaggtagagaaagaggaggtgttgaagaaagaggaggtggttgaggtagagaaagaggaggCAGAAGAGGGAGTGGTGGTAgagggatga
- the LOC110526684 gene encoding uncharacterized protein LOC110526684 isoform X2: MFRVWIKLCLLLPGVSSFMIHNTLHSLCLEDFPKTGLVQLNKCNLDSVLQQWIWRDQSLLESVGTSRCLSAHHSDPVQTVPCEGVEDGGHRGDGGLRWGCELNRLISQNSSLELSTDGKRLTLSHRSKQTKWRSLDEGDICQERLRSKRASSDPDEFEVKPAEEQKAGPPGMTDEQKEFLRWFYRTEDPTPWKFAMLALSFAALLLGCLLLGMGSMANKNRNKIAKYKAAALAMKPEAEELQVIVTEVGGQRTNSVNSAYVQVSMSPSEIPVSQAKPLQDNGEVEGLKPGDIVVTWNDGNVSSLYPEPEGEVEVLAEVEKEEVLKKEEVVEVEKEEAEEGVVVEG; the protein is encoded by the exons ATGTTTCGTGTGTGGATCAAACTTTGTCTCCTCTTGCCAG GGGTAAGTAGCTTCATGATCCACAACACCCTCCACAGCCTGTGCTTGGAGGACTTCCCCAAGACGGGCCTGGTTCAGCTGAATAAATGCAACCTGGACTCAGTTCTCCAGCAGTGGATCTGGAGGGACCAGAGTCTCCTGGAGAGTGTGGGGACCTCCAGGTGCCTGTCGGCCCACCACTCTGACCCTGTCCAGACTGTACCCTGTGAGGGGGTAGAGGATGGGGGACACAGGGGTGATGGGGGGCTGCGGTGGGGGTGTGAGTTGAACAGGCTGATCAGTCAGAACAGTTCTCTGGAGCTCTCCACAGACGGGAAACGACTGACGCTGTCCCACAGGAGCAAGCAGACCAAGTGGAGGTCTCTGGATGAAGGGGATATATGCCAGGAGAGGCTCA GATCCAAAAGGGCATCGAGCGATCCCGATGAGTTTGAGGTGAAACCTGCGGAAGAGCAGAAAGCGGGGCCTCCTGGTATGACCGATGAACAGAAAGAATTCCTCAGATGGTTCTATCGCACCGAGGACC CAACTCCCTGGAAGTTTGCGATGCTGGCTCTGTCCTTCGCTGCCCTTCTGCTGGGCTGTCTGCTTCTGGGAATGGGCTCCATGGCGAACAA AAACCGGAATAAGATAGCCAAGTACAAGGCGGCGGCTCTGGCCATGAAGCCGGAGGCAGAAGAACTACAGGTCATCGTCACGGAAGTTGGAGGTCAAAGAACTAACTCCGTCAACAGTGCCTATGTCCAGGTCAGTATGAGCCCATCTGAGATCCCAGTGAGCCAGGCCAAGCCCCTCCAGGACAACGGGGAGGTAGAGGGGCTCAAACCGGGGGACATTGTGGTGACCTGGAATGACGGGAACGTGTCCAGCCTGTACCCCGAGCCTGAGGGGGAAGTGGAGGTGTTGgcggaggtagagaaagaggaggtgttgaagaaagaggaggtggttgaggtagagaaagaggaggCAGAAGAGGGAGTGGTGGTAgagggatga
- the LOC110526682 gene encoding ras-like protein family member 12: MSLMFGKARSCNFSAIPEGGQPEVNVVILGVKGSGKSALTVKFLTKRFISEYDPNLEDTYSSEDMVDQQPVVVKVMDTADQDGPVNCERYLSWASAFLVVYSIDNRRSFEGCQQYLEAVTVHTKALQPKTPIILLGNKLDMERYRQVSKSDGSALATRFGCLFFEVSACLDFLSVQRVFHEAVREARQLGGKRSPPLRPLYISEDNKPLFSLATVPPFTTPCYKELPVPATAKLVTVKSSRAQSKRRAPTLTLLKGFKIF, from the exons ATGTCACTGATGTTTGGGAAAGCAAGGAGTTGTAACTTCTCTGCTATCCCTGAGGGGGGACAACCTGAGGTCAATGTGGTCATCCTTGGAGTGAAGGGCTCAGGAAAATCAG CGTTGACTGTCAAATTTCTCACCAAGCGCTTCATCAGTGAATATGACCCCAATCTAG AGGATACTTACTCTTCTGAGGACATGGTGGACCAACAGCCTGTCGTTGTGAAAGTTATGGACACAGCTGACCAG GACGGCCCAGTGAACTGTGAGCGCTACCTCTCGTGGGCCAGTGCCTTCCTTGTGGTCTACAGCATAGACAATAGACGGAGCTTTGAGGGCTGCCAACAGTACCTGGAGGCCGTCACCGTCCACACCAAGGCCCTGCAGCCCAAGACCCCCATTATACTGCTGGGCAACAAGCTGGACATGGAGAGATACAG GCAGGTGAGTAAGTCGGACGGCTCGGCCCTCGCCACCCGTTTCGGCTGCCTGTTCTTCGAGGTGTCTGCTTGCCTGGACTTCCTGTCTGTCCAGCGGGTCTTCCATGAAGCCGTTAGGGAGGCCAGGCAGCTGGGCGGCAAAAGGAGCCCCCCGTTACGTCCCCTTTACATCAGTGAGGACAACAAGCCATTGTTCAGCCTCGCCACCGTGCCCCCGTTCACCACCCCCTGCTACAAGGAGCTCCCAGTGCCCGCCACCGCCAAGCTGGTGACGGTCAAGTCGTCACGGGCACAGAGCAAACGGCGGGCACCCACGCTGACGCTGCTCAAGGGCTTCAAGATCTTCTGA
- the LOC110526680 gene encoding kelch repeat and BTB domain-containing protein 13-like has protein sequence MQMCCLNTSVEAMEPSSCPGSGTDSDKPALGKSLDSGMDSLKVRVDGSVFVVNKALLEQHCEYFRALFQSGMRECQQDEVHLQGLSARGFVLALRVLDGDRPILGGDEIVEAIECATFLQVESVTKHLTNIINSENCLLMYHTAATYGLWDLSHQAALFIKDMYSDLKEDVVSTLPEDLVEYVESLIPSRYVTVCSHSPTVEQLQDCQRTVCYLDDEDREWKVLSHLPLNTSTTMAGVTMLDNKLYIIGGVHDLSKKVVDSGFCYDPESDSWSTISSPQQPRYNFTLVGHEGCLYAIGGEFDRKSMALVEKYSVSTATWRFAANLPCRAANVASTKAMSRIFICLWKPKGVTEIHEYVPERDQWVLVTTLVRDQSYGHCMVGHRDNLYVMRNGPCEDFLMCVMDCYNLTTGQWTALPGQYANRKGALFTSVVRGDSVFTLNRMRTTEFAVEEHRWKTKRETKGFGRIGSMYTFLMRLPKAKTVGNTEVLTDGLEFGNRIDHRRRDSLLQCFD, from the coding sequence ATGCAAATGTGCTGTTTGAACACTTCAGTTGAGGCGATGGAGCCAAGCAGCTGCCCTGGCTCAGGGACCGACAGTGACAAGCCTGCCCTCGGCAAGTCTTTGGACTCAGGGATGGACAGCCTGAAAGTGAGAGTTGACGGGAGCGTTTTTGTGGTGAACAAAGCCCTACTCGAGCAGCACTGTGAGTACTTCCGAGCCCTCTTCCAGTCGGGAATGCGGGAATGCCAACAGGATGAGGTCCATCTGCAAGGGCTGAGCGCCCGGGGATTTGTGTTGGCGCTCCGGGTCCTGGACGGGGATCGCCCCATCCTGGGTGGTGACGAGATTGTGGAAGCCATAGAGTGTGCCACCTTTCTACAGGTGGAGTCTGTGACAAAGCACCTGACCAATATCATCAACTCAGAGAACTGCTTGTTGATGTACCACACGGCTGCGACCTACGGTTTATGGGATCTGTCCCATCAAGCTGCTTTATTCATTAAAGACATGTACTCGGACCTGAAGGAAGATGTTGTGAGCACCTTACCAGAAGACCTAGTGGAGTACGTTGAGTCTCTCATCCCCAGTCGGTACGTCACAGTCTGCAGCCACTCTCCTACCGTCGAGCAGCTCCAGGACTGTCAGAGGACGGTCTGCTACCTGGATGACGAAGATAGAGAATGGAAGGTGCTGAGTCACCTACCCCTAAACACAAGCACCACTATGGCAGGTGTGACCATGCTAGACAACAAGCTGTACATTATAGGAGGCGTCCACGACCTCAGCAAGAAAGTTGTGGACTCTGGCTTCTGCTACGACCCAGAGAGTGACTCCTGGTCCACTATTTCCAGTCCCCAGCAGCCACGCTACAACTTTACGTTAGTGGGCCACGAAGGCTGCCTCTACGCCATCGGTGGGGAGTTCGACCGGAAGTCCATGGCGTTGGTGGAGAAGTACAGTGTCTCCACAGCCACCTGGCGCTTCGCCGCTAATCTCCCCTGCAGAGCCGCCAACGTGGCCTCCACCAAAGCCATGAGCCGCATCTTCATCTGCCTCTGGAAACCCAAGGGCGTTACGGAGATCCACGAGTACGTCCCCGAGAGGGACCAATGGGTCCTGGTCACCACACTAGTCCGTGACCAGAGCTATGGCCACTGCATGGTGGGTCACAGGGACAATTTGTATGTCATGCGCAACGGGCCCTGCGAAGACTTCCTGATGTGCGTGATGGACTGCTACAACCTGACTACGGGTCAGTGGACAGCCTTGCCGGGGCAATACGCAAACAGAAAAGGAGCCCTGTTCACATCGGTAGTAAGAGGGGACTCAGTGTTCACACTCAACCGCATGAGGACCACAGAGTTCGCCGTGGAGGAGCACAGATGGAAAACCAAGAGAGAGACCAAGGGCTTCGGGCGAATCGGCTCCATGTACACATTTCTCATGAGACTGCCCAAGGCCAAGACTGTGGGAAACACTGAGGTGTTGACGGACGGGCTGGAGTTTGGGAATCGGATCGACCACAGACGCAGAGACTCTCTGCTACAATGCTTTGACTGA